In a genomic window of Nodosilinea sp. E11:
- a CDS encoding pentapeptide repeat-containing protein — protein MNKLNFQLKIISQLITRWFVVFFMLALIVAAIDLLQNTKGERWVLERLDSILLDKIESLSILAGLIVFLLEIPEQRKRSQYEAWQVINSAHDQGGSGGRIQALQDLNQDKVSLTGLTIRRAYLNGIELEEADLRGSDLTETRLDEANLRKACFIKSKLDKASFYSASLIETKFNDSSLIEADFREAKLNQAEMCACNLYKAKFSRANLSGANLRSSTLVSANLPGTNLTDVQLTSADMRGANLSGAILKNTNFTGANLSSAQLSGADLEGSNLTSADISDTDLRGVQGLYPEQVKSAKNWEKAKYDDSLQNGLGLVP, from the coding sequence GTGAATAAATTAAATTTTCAACTGAAAATTATTTCTCAATTGATAACAAGGTGGTTTGTAGTTTTTTTCATGCTGGCTTTGATAGTGGCAGCAATTGATTTATTGCAAAACACGAAAGGAGAAAGATGGGTTTTAGAGCGTTTGGATTCTATCTTATTAGATAAAATAGAGTCTCTTAGCATCTTGGCGGGTTTAATAGTCTTCTTACTGGAAATTCCTGAGCAGAGAAAGCGTTCTCAATATGAGGCGTGGCAAGTAATAAACTCAGCTCATGACCAAGGTGGTAGTGGAGGAAGAATTCAAGCTTTACAGGACTTAAATCAGGACAAAGTTAGTCTAACTGGACTAACAATTAGACGAGCATATCTCAACGGTATAGAATTAGAAGAAGCCGATTTACGTGGCTCTGATTTGACGGAGACGAGACTTGATGAAGCCAATCTTAGAAAAGCTTGTTTCATTAAATCAAAACTAGATAAGGCTAGCTTTTATTCAGCAAGTCTAATAGAAACTAAGTTTAATGACTCTTCCTTAATAGAGGCGGATTTTAGGGAAGCAAAACTAAATCAAGCTGAAATGTGTGCCTGCAACTTATATAAGGCTAAGTTTAGTAGAGCAAACTTGAGTGGAGCGAATCTTAGATCATCTACACTTGTATCTGCAAATCTTCCAGGAACGAATTTGACTGATGTGCAGTTAACCAGTGCTGACATGAGAGGAGCTAATTTAAGCGGGGCTATTTTGAAAAACACAAATTTCACTGGGGCAAACCTCAGCAGTGCTCAGCTAAGTGGTGCTGATCTTGAAGGCTCTAATCTTACTTCAGCAGATATATCTGATACAGATTTAAGAGGAGTTCAAGGACTATATCCAGAACAAGTTAAAAGTGCAAAAAACTGGGAAAAAGCAAAATATGATGACTCATTACAAAACGGACTTGGATTGGTTCCCTGA
- a CDS encoding CU044_2847 family protein yields the protein MEPTRWMDKIPVELPDGTAIQVEVTQTGREDVAFGIYPFQAIAQPIKSIVEAVATSLRTVSSTSVPDKATVKFGLDLAIESGQLTAVIVKGSEKSNLEITLEWNVK from the coding sequence ATGGAACCAACTCGGTGGATGGATAAGATTCCTGTTGAACTGCCTGATGGGACAGCTATTCAGGTAGAAGTTACTCAAACAGGACGTGAAGATGTAGCATTCGGGATCTATCCTTTCCAAGCAATAGCGCAACCTATTAAATCAATAGTAGAAGCTGTAGCAACTTCATTGCGGACGGTAAGTTCAACGTCCGTACCTGATAAAGCAACAGTTAAATTTGGCTTGGATTTAGCAATTGAATCAGGACAATTAACGGCAGTGATTGTGAAGGGGTCTGAAAAATCAAATCTTGAGATTACTTTAGAGTGGAATGTGAAGTAG
- a CDS encoding efflux RND transporter periplasmic adaptor subunit, translated as MRFRPYISTAWASSLLGLMVVALPIAAIAHVGHDHGADFQPGTSQPASGIRVEGATAERLGLAVEPVQRRSLSIGITTTGEVVTQPDQTVMVNAPINGTVVELLVQPGDRVNQGQALARVIAPDLIALRVSSQEDRVGAEAGLRSAQANLTLARRNYERQGAIAATEITAAQQQLSLAQERFDQDQRLVGAGAIARQQLLESESNLAAARSQLTRAESRQPVLEAQAELERSQAALDAAQSHLQLSTATYQTRLQQLNSPATEQGVVTVVAPIAGQVAERPVSLGEAVEEAVTPILSIVNGDRLRVTASVYEKDLGQVAEGQAVRAKVASLPDQIFTGRVVTVGAVVDGTTRVVPVTAELDNAGTLKPGMFAELEILSDRTPEAVLAIPTRALVDAEGRTLVFVQNGEAFEPVEVTVGRRAGDQVEIQSGLFEGDQVVVQGALQLYAQSLRGGGAAAATEDPTVEPSRVAVPSWGWGLGGVAIAATAFYLGRRSRPTPVAALNGHIPSPPTDLVLTASRPDAIATEADHRQS; from the coding sequence ATGCGTTTTCGGCCTTATATCTCCACCGCTTGGGCAAGTTCTCTGCTGGGGCTGATGGTGGTGGCACTGCCCATCGCGGCGATCGCCCATGTCGGCCACGACCACGGGGCCGATTTTCAGCCGGGTACGAGCCAGCCCGCCAGCGGCATTCGGGTTGAGGGCGCAACGGCGGAGCGGCTGGGCCTTGCGGTAGAGCCGGTGCAGCGGCGATCGCTCAGCATCGGCATTACCACCACGGGGGAGGTGGTCACCCAGCCCGACCAAACCGTGATGGTGAATGCGCCCATCAACGGCACGGTGGTGGAGCTGCTGGTGCAGCCGGGCGATCGGGTGAACCAAGGCCAGGCCCTGGCCAGGGTGATTGCCCCAGACTTGATTGCCCTGCGGGTGTCATCCCAGGAAGACCGGGTGGGGGCCGAGGCGGGGCTGCGATCGGCCCAGGCCAACCTCACCCTGGCGCGGCGCAACTATGAGCGGCAGGGGGCGATCGCCGCCACCGAAATCACTGCTGCCCAGCAGCAACTATCCCTGGCCCAGGAGCGCTTTGATCAAGATCAGCGGTTGGTTGGGGCGGGGGCGATCGCCCGGCAGCAGCTTTTAGAGTCTGAGTCGAACCTGGCGGCGGCCCGCAGCCAGCTCACCCGCGCCGAGAGCCGTCAGCCGGTGCTAGAGGCCCAGGCCGAACTGGAGCGATCGCAGGCGGCCCTAGACGCGGCTCAATCTCACCTTCAGCTCAGCACCGCCACCTACCAAACTCGCCTGCAACAGCTCAACAGCCCCGCCACCGAGCAGGGGGTGGTCACCGTGGTGGCCCCGATCGCAGGCCAGGTGGCCGAGCGCCCCGTTTCCCTGGGCGAAGCGGTGGAAGAAGCAGTAACGCCGATCTTGAGCATCGTGAACGGCGATCGCCTGCGAGTCACGGCCAGCGTCTACGAAAAAGACCTGGGCCAAGTGGCGGAGGGGCAAGCTGTGCGGGCTAAAGTGGCCAGCCTGCCCGACCAAATCTTTACCGGGCGCGTGGTGACGGTGGGGGCGGTCGTCGATGGCACCACCCGCGTGGTACCCGTAACGGCGGAGTTAGACAATGCGGGGACTTTAAAGCCAGGCATGTTTGCTGAGCTGGAAATTTTGAGCGATCGCACCCCCGAGGCAGTGCTGGCGATTCCCACTCGCGCCCTGGTGGATGCTGAAGGCCGCACCCTGGTGTTTGTGCAGAATGGCGAGGCGTTTGAGCCGGTCGAGGTCACCGTGGGCCGTCGCGCTGGTGACCAGGTGGAAATTCAGAGCGGCCTGTTTGAGGGCGATCAGGTAGTCGTGCAGGGGGCCTTGCAGCTCTACGCCCAGTCGCTGCGCGGCGGCGGCGCGGCGGCGGCGACCGAAGATCCAACCGTTGAGCCCTCTAGGGTTGCGGTGCCGAGTTGGGGCTGGGGATTGGGCGGAGTTGCGATCGCAGCCACTGCTTTCTACCTCGGTCGCCGCTCTCGCCCGACCCCAGTAGCCGCGCTGAATGGCCATATCCCTAGCCCACCCACCGATCTGGTGCTCACCGCCAGCCGCCCCGATGCGATCGCCACAGAAGCCGACCATCGCCAGTCCTAA